In Paracoccus contaminans, the genomic stretch GGCTGACCAGCACACCGGCGCGCCGCAGCGCCACGAAATCGGCCATCGTCAGCGCCGGCCCCTGCGGCCGCACCAGCCGCGCCAGCGCCCCAAGGCGCAGGCCGTCCTCCGCCGCGGCAAAGCCGGCGCGCGCCTCGGCGTTGATCGCCTGCACGCCTGACCACAGCCCCGTCGCCAGCGCGATGCCGACCACAAGCGTCGCCAGCTGCAACGGGGCGCGCCGCCAGTGCGACCACAGCGCGGCGAGGATCGCGCGCGTCATGCCGCCGCCACGCGACCGTGGCTGAGGTGCACCCGCCGGTCGAGCGCCGCTGCCAGCCGGGGCGAATGGGTCACCATCAGCAGCGCGCAGCCGGTGTCCGCGACCAGATCGCGCAGCGCGGCCATCATGCGCTCGGCCGTGTCCTCGTCGAGGCTGCCGGTGGGCTCGTCCGCCAGCAGCAGGCGCGGGCGCAGCGCCATGGCGCGGCCGATGGCGACGCGCTGGCGCTGGCCGCCCGACAGCGCGTCGGGCATCCGCCCGGCGAGGGGCGCAAGGCCGAGGCGCGCCGCCAGCTCGTCCGTCCAGCGCGGGTCGAACCGCCCGGCCAGCCGCGCGTGGAAGGCGAGGTTTTCGGCCACCGTCATCGACGGGATCAGGTTATAGGCCTGGAAGATCATCGCCACGGTCCGGCGGCGCAGGCGCGCGGCCTCGGCCTCGGACATGGCGGTCACGTCCTGCCCGGCGACGGTGATC encodes the following:
- a CDS encoding ABC transporter ATP-binding protein, with product MHAPETPAVLTLTGLRKSFPAQGGSVPVLAGVSLRLADGETLALTGESGSGKSTLLHLIAGLDRADAGTITVAGQDVTAMSEAEAARLRRRTVAMIFQAYNLIPSMTVAENLAFHARLAGRFDPRWTDELAARLGLAPLAGRMPDALSGGQRQRVAIGRAMALRPRLLLADEPTGSLDEDTAERMMAALRDLVADTGCALLMVTHSPRLAAALDRRVHLSHGRVAAA